The Neomonachus schauinslandi chromosome 11, ASM220157v2, whole genome shotgun sequence genome contains a region encoding:
- the TRIM22 gene encoding E3 ubiquitin-protein ligase TRIM22 isoform X1, which yields MDFPVQVNIQKDVTCPICLDLLTIPLSLDCGHSFCQACITAKSKESGALQGGESNCPVCQCKYQFWNLRPNQPLANIVKKVRENVSPQQKNLCKHHGEKLLIFCKEDEKAICQHCAQSVEHRGHQIFFMEKVVMECQEKLQAALKKLRKEQPKMEELEADIREEKASWKNHMQTERQRILKGFNEIRATLDSEEKRVLQKLEEDEVNVLDNLVVARDQLARQKQCLRELISDIEHQIWGSSADTVQDMIYVMKRSESWTLKKPNIVSKKLKSTFLIPDLCGMLQVFKELTEVQRYWVDVILKPVNAISNIALSADKRQVTAVHNFSLKNIFLCDFSAFDVLGCQYFSSGKYYWEVDVSEKIAWILGVYSKVRNLKRKGSSGFVFDPNVNRPDVYSRYTPQFGYWVIGLQNGSEYKVFEESSTSDPKVLTLFMPVPPCRVGVFLDCEARIVSFFNVTNHGSVIYKFSNCQFSRTTCPYFNPWNCQRPITLCTPTS from the exons ATGGATTTTCCAGTGCAGGTGAACATACAGAAGGATGTGACCTGCCCCATCTGCCTGGATCTTCTGACAATTCCCCTGAGCCTGGACTGTGGCCACAGCTTCTGCCAAGCTTGCATCACTGCAAAGAGTAAGGAGTCAGGGGCCCTCCAAGGAGGGGAAAGCAACTGCCCAGTATGCCAGTGTAAATACCAGTTTTGGAATCTCCGACCTAATCAGCCCCTGGCCAATATAGTGAAGAAAGTCAGGGAGAACGTGAGCCCACAGCAGAAAAATCTCTGTAAGCACCATGGAGAAAAACTCCTGATCTTCTGTAAGGAGGATGAGAAGGCCATTTGCCAGCACTGTGCCCAGTCTGTGGAGCACCGTGGTCATCAAATATTCTTCATGGAAAAGGTGGTCATGGAATGTCAG GAAAAGCTCCAGGCAGCTCTGAAGAAGCTGAGGAAGGAGCAGCCGAAAATGGAGGAGTTGGAAGCTGACATCAGGGAGGAGAAAGCTTCCTGGAAG AATCATATGCAGACTGAGAGACAAAGGATTCTGAAAGGGTTTAATGAAATAAGAGCCACCCTGGACAGCGAGGAGAAGAGGGTGCTGCAAAAGCTGGAGGAAGATGAAGTGAATGTGCTGGATAACTTGGTAGTGGCCAGAGACCAGCTGGCCCGGCAGAAGCAGTGCTTGAGAGAGCTCATCTCAGACATTGAGCATCAGATATGGGGGTCGTCAGCAGACACAGTGCAG gaTATGATTTATGTCATGAAAAG GAGTGAGAGCTGGACCTTGAAGAAGCCAAACATTGTTTCCAAGAAACTGAAGAGTACATTCCTAATTCCAGATTTGTGTGGGATGCTGCAAGTGTTTAAAG AGCTGACAGAGGTCCAACGCTACTGGG TGGACGTGATCCTGAAGCCAGTCAATGCTATTTCGAATATTGCCCTTTCTGCTGATAAAAGACAAGTGACAGCTGTGCACAACTTCTcgcttaaaaatatatttctatgtgaTTTCTCTGCTTTTGATGTCTTGGGCTGCCAATATTTCTCCTCAGGGAAGTATTACTGGGAAGTAGATGTGTCTGAGAAGATTGCCTGGATCCTCGGGGTGTACAGTAAAGTAAGAAACCTCAAGAGAAAAGGGAGCTCTGGGTTTGTTTTTGATCCGAATGTAAACCGTCCAGATGTTTACTCCAGATACACACCTCAATTTGGCTACTGGGTTATTGGGTTACAGAATGGATCTGAGTATAAGGTCTTTGAGGAGTCTTCCACCTCTGATCCCAAGGTCTTGACTCTTTTTATGCCTGTTCCTCCTTGTCGTGTTGGGGTTTTCCTAGACTGTGAAGCACGTATTGTCTCATTTTTCAATGTCACAAACCATGGGTCAGTCATCTACAAGTTTTCTAATTGTCAGTTTTCTCGGACTACCTGCCCATATTTCAATCCTTGGAACTGTCAACGCCCAATCACCCTGTGCACACCGACTTCCTGA
- the TRIM22 gene encoding E3 ubiquitin-protein ligase TRIM22 isoform X2 gives MDFPVQVNIQKDVTCPICLDLLTIPLSLDCGHSFCQACITAKSKESGALQGGESNCPVCQCKYQFWNLRPNQPLANIVKKVRENVSPQQKNLCKHHGEKLLIFCKEDEKAICQHCAQSVEHRGHQIFFMEKVVMECQEKLQAALKKLRKEQPKMEELEADIREEKASWKTERQRILKGFNEIRATLDSEEKRVLQKLEEDEVNVLDNLVVARDQLARQKQCLRELISDIEHQIWGSSADTVQDMIYVMKRSESWTLKKPNIVSKKLKSTFLIPDLCGMLQVFKELTEVQRYWVDVILKPVNAISNIALSADKRQVTAVHNFSLKNIFLCDFSAFDVLGCQYFSSGKYYWEVDVSEKIAWILGVYSKVRNLKRKGSSGFVFDPNVNRPDVYSRYTPQFGYWVIGLQNGSEYKVFEESSTSDPKVLTLFMPVPPCRVGVFLDCEARIVSFFNVTNHGSVIYKFSNCQFSRTTCPYFNPWNCQRPITLCTPTS, from the exons ATGGATTTTCCAGTGCAGGTGAACATACAGAAGGATGTGACCTGCCCCATCTGCCTGGATCTTCTGACAATTCCCCTGAGCCTGGACTGTGGCCACAGCTTCTGCCAAGCTTGCATCACTGCAAAGAGTAAGGAGTCAGGGGCCCTCCAAGGAGGGGAAAGCAACTGCCCAGTATGCCAGTGTAAATACCAGTTTTGGAATCTCCGACCTAATCAGCCCCTGGCCAATATAGTGAAGAAAGTCAGGGAGAACGTGAGCCCACAGCAGAAAAATCTCTGTAAGCACCATGGAGAAAAACTCCTGATCTTCTGTAAGGAGGATGAGAAGGCCATTTGCCAGCACTGTGCCCAGTCTGTGGAGCACCGTGGTCATCAAATATTCTTCATGGAAAAGGTGGTCATGGAATGTCAG GAAAAGCTCCAGGCAGCTCTGAAGAAGCTGAGGAAGGAGCAGCCGAAAATGGAGGAGTTGGAAGCTGACATCAGGGAGGAGAAAGCTTCCTGGAAG ACTGAGAGACAAAGGATTCTGAAAGGGTTTAATGAAATAAGAGCCACCCTGGACAGCGAGGAGAAGAGGGTGCTGCAAAAGCTGGAGGAAGATGAAGTGAATGTGCTGGATAACTTGGTAGTGGCCAGAGACCAGCTGGCCCGGCAGAAGCAGTGCTTGAGAGAGCTCATCTCAGACATTGAGCATCAGATATGGGGGTCGTCAGCAGACACAGTGCAG gaTATGATTTATGTCATGAAAAG GAGTGAGAGCTGGACCTTGAAGAAGCCAAACATTGTTTCCAAGAAACTGAAGAGTACATTCCTAATTCCAGATTTGTGTGGGATGCTGCAAGTGTTTAAAG AGCTGACAGAGGTCCAACGCTACTGGG TGGACGTGATCCTGAAGCCAGTCAATGCTATTTCGAATATTGCCCTTTCTGCTGATAAAAGACAAGTGACAGCTGTGCACAACTTCTcgcttaaaaatatatttctatgtgaTTTCTCTGCTTTTGATGTCTTGGGCTGCCAATATTTCTCCTCAGGGAAGTATTACTGGGAAGTAGATGTGTCTGAGAAGATTGCCTGGATCCTCGGGGTGTACAGTAAAGTAAGAAACCTCAAGAGAAAAGGGAGCTCTGGGTTTGTTTTTGATCCGAATGTAAACCGTCCAGATGTTTACTCCAGATACACACCTCAATTTGGCTACTGGGTTATTGGGTTACAGAATGGATCTGAGTATAAGGTCTTTGAGGAGTCTTCCACCTCTGATCCCAAGGTCTTGACTCTTTTTATGCCTGTTCCTCCTTGTCGTGTTGGGGTTTTCCTAGACTGTGAAGCACGTATTGTCTCATTTTTCAATGTCACAAACCATGGGTCAGTCATCTACAAGTTTTCTAATTGTCAGTTTTCTCGGACTACCTGCCCATATTTCAATCCTTGGAACTGTCAACGCCCAATCACCCTGTGCACACCGACTTCCTGA
- the LOC110576227 gene encoding tripartite motif-containing protein 34-like, which translates to MAFKLLTNIEEEVTCPICLDLLKEPLSLACGHSFCKACIAPENKESVTSQGGKSSNCPVCQMAFCSGELRPNWHVAKIVERLQEVKVSFEEEQKRNLCERHEEKLLLFCKKDKRLICWVCERSQEHRGHQTVPMEEAVQEYQEKLQTALQKLREEQQEVKMLEATLREERTSWKNQMQNEKRGVQAQFKKLKTVLENEELRMVQKLESEEKAILDTLATMEDELAEQSQLVRDLVSELEHRLQGSTVDMLQVTQEEAPASEI; encoded by the exons ATGGCTTTTAAACTCCTTACAAACATAGAGGAGGAGGTGACCTGCCCCATCTGCCTGGACCTCCTGAAGGAACCCCTGAGCCTGGCCTGTGGCCACAGCTTCTGCAAAGCCTGCATCGCTCCAGAGAACAAGGAGTCTGTGACAAGCCAAGGAGGGAAGAGCAGCAATTGCCCTGTGTGCCAAATGGCTTTCTGCTCTGGGGAACTGCGGCCTAACTGGCATGTGGCCAAAATAGTGGAGAGGCTCCAAGAGGTCAAGGTGAGCTTTGAAGAGGAGCAGAAGAGAAATCTCTGTGAGCGCCATGAAGAAAAGCTTTTGCTCTTCTGTAAGAAGGATAAGAGGCTCATTTGCTGGGTTTGCGAGCGGTCTCAGGAGCACCGTGGTCACCAAACAGTCCCCATGGAGGAGGCTGTCCAGGAGTACCAG GAGAAGCTCCAGACAGCTCTGCAGAAGCTGAGGGAGGAGCAGCAGGAAGTGAAGATGTTGGAAGCTACcctcagagaagagagaacttcctggaag aatcaaatgcaaaatgaaaaaaggggTGTCCAAGCACAGTTTAAAAAACTCAAGACTGTCCTGGAGAATGAGGAGTTGAGGATGGTGCAGAAACTGGAGAGCGAGGAGAAAGCTATTCTTGACACCCTGGCTACAATGGAGGATGAGCTGGCCGAGCAAAGCCAGCTGGTGAGAGACCTGGTCTCGGAACTGGAGCATCGGCTGCAGGGGTCGACAGTAGACATGCTGCAGGTAACTCAGGAAGAAGCCCCAGCATCTGAGATTTGA